One Bacillota bacterium genomic window carries:
- a CDS encoding serine hydrolase, which yields MAEFFPKASPESVGICSQSVMDFFDRLEANDVCMHSVLIIRDGKLAVETYYHPYQADTLHRMFSVTKSFTSLAIGLLVEEGRISLDDKIIDYFPEKLPAKGVHPYTAKITIRNMLMMATAHAGTTYKRTSDPDWVKSYFTVPPTHLPGTLFHYDTSASHTLCGLVEKLTGMPLLDYLRTKFLDEIGFSKDAYILHDPVGVSMGGSGLMSTPLDLAKVAWIVMNGGEHNGKQYLPREYLAAAVTKQIDTAMRGNNLDEKLGYGYQFWRVRNNGFGMLGMGGQQAVCFPEHNLLLVTTADTQEDANGVPAIFDAFFETVYQNLSAEPLAENPEALAKLEARLAGNSIKALRGVGLGGNQDFAAKINEREYVLDANRMKLKSLKLSFDFDHNEGTLWLTNHLGTHALRFGIEKLVLDKFPYYNYRAATSGSWRDERTLLIKCHIVDYDLGSVTIKLGFKDDAVTVAMRKIVEFKLNEFNGLTCGKVK from the coding sequence ATGGCTGAATTCTTTCCTAAGGCATCTCCCGAGTCAGTGGGAATTTGCTCCCAAAGTGTTATGGATTTTTTCGATCGGTTGGAAGCAAATGATGTCTGCATGCACAGCGTCTTGATTATTCGAGACGGGAAGCTGGCAGTAGAAACATACTACCATCCTTATCAGGCGGACACCCTGCACCGAATGTTTTCGGTGACCAAAAGCTTTACTTCCCTGGCAATAGGACTTTTGGTGGAGGAGGGCAGGATTTCCTTAGACGATAAGATTATCGACTACTTCCCGGAGAAGCTGCCGGCAAAAGGAGTCCATCCCTACACAGCTAAGATTACGATCCGCAATATGCTGATGATGGCAACAGCCCACGCCGGCACCACCTATAAGCGGACATCGGATCCGGACTGGGTGAAGAGCTACTTTACCGTACCTCCTACCCATCTGCCCGGAACCCTGTTTCACTACGACACTTCCGCAAGCCACACTCTCTGCGGGCTGGTGGAGAAGCTGACGGGAATGCCGCTGCTGGACTACTTAAGAACCAAATTCTTGGATGAGATCGGCTTTTCTAAAGATGCTTATATCCTCCACGATCCCGTGGGCGTTTCCATGGGCGGATCCGGCCTGATGTCTACACCTCTGGATCTGGCCAAAGTGGCTTGGATTGTGATGAACGGCGGCGAGCATAACGGCAAGCAGTATCTGCCGCGGGAGTATCTTGCAGCTGCTGTAACAAAGCAGATCGATACAGCGATGCGGGGCAACAATCTGGATGAAAAGCTGGGCTATGGCTATCAGTTTTGGCGGGTGCGGAATAATGGTTTCGGTATGCTGGGCATGGGCGGGCAGCAGGCAGTGTGCTTTCCGGAGCACAATCTGCTTTTGGTAACCACAGCTGATACCCAGGAAGATGCTAACGGCGTGCCGGCAATTTTCGATGCCTTTTTCGAAACCGTCTATCAGAACTTAAGCGCCGAGCCCCTTGCAGAAAACCCCGAAGCTTTGGCCAAGCTTGAAGCAAGGCTGGCTGGAAACAGCATTAAAGCTCTCCGGGGAGTGGGGTTGGGAGGCAATCAAGACTTTGCCGCAAAAATCAATGAGCGGGAGTACGTCCTTGATGCGAATCGGATGAAGCTTAAGAGTCTTAAATTAAGCTTTGATTTCGACCATAACGAAGGCACGCTGTGGTTAACCAATCATCTTGGCACTCATGCGCTTCGTTTCGGCATTGAAAAGCTGGTCTTAGATAAGTTCCCTTATTACAACTACCGCGCAGCGACTTCTGGATCATGGCGGGATGAGCGGACGCTACTGATTAAATGCCATATTGTTGATTATGATTTGGGATCTGTAACCATTAAACTCGGCTTTAAAGATGATGCTGTTACAGTTGCCATGAGAAAGATCGTAGAATTTAAGCTTAATGAGTTTAACGGTCTAACCTGTGGAAAAGTTAAGTGA
- a CDS encoding tetratricopeptide repeat protein yields MSKLMRGLVIFSVLLAAVSAVSAQDLGGVVEEAHALLATKQVDRIEQAIELLETSLDHSPEDAELLWSLAKAYLYLGDRSDDNRLALFETGKAYADRAVEAAPANPHCYYWQGALIGRIGQTKGILNSLFMVKPLQQAMEKVLEIDDKYADAYYVLSSLYDQAPGWPLSIGNRNKALEMIEIALKLDPDNPDYQVQLAKVLVSHKRSDEALDVLMQAFASPEMEIDEILRRDAEELLAELKK; encoded by the coding sequence ATGAGCAAATTGATGCGGGGATTGGTAATCTTTAGTGTTTTGTTAGCAGCGGTAAGCGCAGTCAGCGCTCAGGACCTAGGCGGGGTAGTAGAGGAAGCTCATGCCTTGCTAGCGACAAAGCAGGTTGACAGGATTGAACAGGCGATTGAACTTTTGGAAACTTCGCTGGATCACTCACCAGAAGACGCGGAGCTGTTGTGGTCGCTGGCAAAAGCCTATCTGTATTTGGGAGACCGGAGCGATGATAACCGGCTGGCTTTATTTGAAACCGGCAAAGCTTATGCTGATCGGGCGGTGGAAGCAGCGCCCGCTAACCCCCACTGCTACTACTGGCAGGGAGCCTTAATCGGCCGGATCGGCCAGACGAAGGGAATTTTAAATAGTTTGTTTATGGTAAAGCCCCTTCAGCAGGCGATGGAGAAGGTGCTGGAAATTGACGACAAGTACGCCGATGCGTACTATGTTCTCAGCAGTTTGTACGATCAGGCGCCCGGTTGGCCCCTCAGCATCGGCAACCGCAATAAAGCCCTGGAAATGATTGAAATTGCCCTTAAACTGGATCCGGATAACCCGGATTACCAAGTGCAGCTCGCTAAAGTGCTGGTCAGCCACAAGCGCTCGGATGAAGCGCTGGATGTACTGATGCAGGCGTTTGCATCACCTGAGATGGAGATTGATGAAATACTGCGCCGGGATGCGGAAGAGCTCTTGGCAGAACTTAAGAAATAG
- a CDS encoding ferrous iron transport protein A, whose product MKTIVKSLTGRRCLYDMQKKCCCRVVSIPDHPLLDSLGICSDAVITVENKYKFGGPVLLKIDTATVAIGKDIAEQILVEEVAV is encoded by the coding sequence GTGAAAACCATCGTTAAGTCACTAACAGGCAGACGCTGTTTATACGATATGCAGAAAAAGTGCTGCTGCAGAGTGGTTTCCATTCCCGATCATCCCCTTCTGGACAGTTTGGGAATCTGCAGCGATGCTGTAATTACCGTTGAAAATAAATACAAATTTGGCGGCCCGGTACTGCTTAAGATCGATACAGCTACAGTCGCAATCGGAAAAGATATTGCCGAACAGATTCTCGTTGAGGAGGTCGCCGTCTGA
- a CDS encoding ferrous iron transporter B — translation MSSCHTIQEDPRILETENKILLMGNPNVGKSVFFTELTGIHAISSNYTGTTVSYLEGDLVLDGTKYTLIDVPGIYSMTASSEAEAVAVRFMESGALAVICVLDASNLERNLRLGLDLQKYGIPMVYALNLMDVAERHGIEIDVDLLQKELGWPVIPTVVVKQQGLDELKCSLQSVLEKSSQEKARNQKLDFDSRARAREITRKVRKIKNVNLSRLDRLGESMMKPFPGIPLALLIMILSIGVVVGAGKALRAAVLLPLVNQVLVPFFRTLFTSFIPEGMLLNILVGEYGVFVISFEWIIALILPYVFLFYVVFTFLEDSGYLPRISVLFDNVMRKLGIQGGSLINIVMGYGCAVPAIIGSRAASSRKERLLISTAVCFAVPCISQTGALISLLGSYSFGLVAVMILFSLVIMVIATLTAGRLIKGEVAPLIIEVPNLLIPEPKAYGRKLLIRMKHFVYDAELPMMISIVIAALLKETGLLDTIAVYAEPLVRNWLGLPSEAVIALILGIVRREMSVAPLLALNLTPLQAFVGATVGLLYLPCLSVFGILTKEFNVKVAVVISTGTIFSALFFGGLINQVAQLFT, via the coding sequence ATGTCGTCGTGTCACACTATTCAGGAAGACCCGCGGATTTTAGAAACAGAGAATAAAATCCTGCTGATGGGCAACCCCAATGTGGGTAAAAGCGTTTTCTTTACCGAACTCACCGGGATTCACGCCATCAGCTCCAACTACACCGGGACAACCGTCAGCTATTTAGAAGGCGACCTTGTGCTTGACGGCACAAAGTATACATTAATTGACGTTCCCGGCATCTATTCCATGACCGCATCTTCAGAAGCTGAAGCAGTTGCGGTTCGTTTTATGGAAAGCGGAGCTTTGGCTGTAATCTGCGTTTTAGACGCCAGCAATCTCGAGCGCAACCTGCGCCTCGGGCTGGATCTGCAGAAATACGGCATTCCCATGGTCTACGCTTTAAACTTAATGGACGTTGCCGAGCGCCATGGGATTGAAATTGATGTTGATTTGTTACAAAAAGAGCTGGGCTGGCCGGTTATCCCCACTGTGGTAGTTAAACAGCAGGGCTTAGATGAGCTCAAGTGCTCTCTCCAGAGCGTGCTGGAAAAATCCAGTCAGGAAAAGGCACGCAATCAGAAGCTGGATTTTGACAGCAGAGCTCGGGCGCGGGAAATTACCCGCAAAGTAAGAAAGATCAAGAATGTAAACTTAAGCAGACTGGATCGGTTAGGCGAAAGTATGATGAAGCCCTTCCCCGGCATACCCTTAGCTCTGCTAATCATGATTCTGAGCATCGGTGTGGTTGTCGGTGCCGGGAAAGCACTGCGGGCAGCGGTGCTTCTGCCGCTGGTAAACCAGGTGCTCGTCCCGTTCTTCCGCACTCTGTTCACTTCCTTCATCCCCGAAGGAATGCTCTTGAACATCTTAGTGGGGGAATACGGTGTTTTTGTAATCAGTTTTGAATGGATTATCGCTCTGATTTTACCTTATGTATTTTTATTCTATGTTGTCTTTACTTTCCTGGAAGACTCGGGCTATCTGCCCCGGATCAGTGTCTTATTCGATAATGTGATGCGCAAACTCGGCATCCAAGGCGGAAGCTTAATCAATATCGTTATGGGATACGGCTGCGCCGTGCCGGCGATTATCGGCAGCCGGGCTGCCAGCTCCCGGAAAGAGCGGCTGCTGATCAGCACTGCGGTCTGCTTTGCAGTCCCCTGCATTTCCCAAACCGGCGCGCTGATCAGTCTCCTTGGCAGCTATTCTTTCGGCCTTGTGGCGGTCATGATCCTTTTCTCTCTGGTAATTATGGTGATTGCTACCTTAACCGCCGGCCGCCTGATTAAAGGTGAAGTAGCCCCTTTAATTATTGAGGTGCCGAATCTGCTAATTCCCGAACCTAAGGCTTACGGTAGAAAGCTTCTAATTCGAATGAAGCATTTCGTCTACGACGCGGAGCTGCCGATGATGATTTCCATTGTGATTGCAGCTCTCTTAAAGGAAACAGGCCTTTTGGATACCATTGCAGTTTACGCAGAACCCCTGGTGAGAAACTGGCTCGGTCTTCCTTCCGAAGCAGTAATTGCCCTGATCTTAGGTATTGTCCGGAGAGAAATGTCGGTTGCGCCACTGTTAGCGCTTAACCTCACACCTCTCCAGGCTTTTGTGGGGGCAACCGTCGGTCTGTTATATCTGCCCTGCCTGTCGGTCTTTGGTATTTTAACCAAGGAGTTTAATGTCAAAGTGGCTGTAGTGATTTCAACCGGAACCATCTTCTCCGCGCTCTTCTTTGGCGGATTGATTAATCAAGTGGCGCAACTGTTTACCTAA